A window of Paenibacillus sp. 19GGS1-52 contains these coding sequences:
- the dnaI gene encoding primosomal protein DnaI, protein MESMGEVLRSMNNSALRQRSRDLEQNLLNNPLVKQLQAEHPELDESRLRLHLSRLYQYVEESRHCANCPGLEKCPNDFPGHYSKLTVETVNGSTDLYERKTACNLKVAKDNQDSIRKRIRSFYVDERVLNEGYDEIDIMGKDPRRAPAVNQLFRYIENTKENGLTSRGLYLYGTFGTGKTFLMCYLLHELAVAGHSGVIVYMPDFIEDLKSIMMDGQKLKETVDAMKNCDLLIFDDIGAENLNPWARDHVLGAILNYRMNRKPTFYTSNYPLDGLEKHLSFTSKDGEEMYKGQRLMDRIAPFVDVIPLHGENQRGTNR, encoded by the coding sequence ATGGAGTCGATGGGCGAAGTGCTGCGCTCGATGAATAATTCGGCTTTGCGCCAGCGTTCCCGGGATTTAGAGCAGAATCTGCTGAATAATCCTTTGGTGAAGCAGTTGCAGGCCGAGCATCCTGAATTGGACGAATCGCGGCTGCGGCTTCATTTAAGCCGCCTGTATCAATATGTCGAGGAAAGCCGCCACTGTGCCAATTGTCCCGGCCTTGAGAAGTGTCCGAATGATTTCCCCGGACATTACAGCAAGCTTACTGTAGAAACCGTTAACGGTTCAACAGATCTGTATGAACGCAAGACGGCTTGCAACCTTAAGGTTGCCAAGGATAATCAGGATAGTATCCGCAAACGCATCCGCAGCTTTTATGTAGATGAGCGGGTTCTAAATGAGGGTTATGATGAGATTGATATTATGGGAAAAGACCCGCGCCGGGCTCCAGCTGTCAATCAGCTGTTCCGTTATATAGAGAATACTAAGGAGAATGGTCTTACCTCCCGTGGGCTCTATTTATATGGCACCTTCGGAACAGGCAAGACCTTTCTGATGTGTTATTTGCTTCATGAGCTTGCGGTTGCCGGGCATAGCGGAGTAATTGTGTATATGCCGGATTTCATCGAGGACTTGAAGTCGATTATGATGGATGGGCAGAAGCTGAAAGAAACTGTGGACGCCATGAAGAACTGTGATTTGCTTATTTTCGACGATATCGGTGCTGAGAATTTGAATCCATGGGCCCGTGATCATGTGTTGGGAGCCATCCTAAATTACCGTATGAATCGCAAGCCAACCTTCTATACTTCAAATTATCCGCTGGATGGGCTAGAGAAGCATCTTAGCTTTACGAGCAAGGATGGCGAAGAAATGTATAAAGGCCAACGTCTGATGGACCGGATCGCTCCATTTGTTGATGTTATTCCTTTGCATGGAGAGAATCAACGAGGGACTAACAGATAA
- a CDS encoding NAD(P)/FAD-dependent oxidoreductase, whose translation MTLEQPGVPISDLLIIGGGPTGMFTAFYGGMRQASVTLIESMPQLGGQLAALYPEKYIYDVAGFPKITAQELVDNLSRQMELFKSDIRLDEKVVSVQKRDERHFVVTTDKAEYHSKAIIITAGVGAFEPRRLELPEAKHFEKANLHYFINDLNAFKDKKVLISGGGDSAVDWALMLEPIAEQVTLIHRRDKFRAHEHSVENLMASKVNVITPSEITELHGEEFITKVTLSHIKTKETQEIEVDSVIINFGFVSSLGPIAEWGMEIDINSIVVDSRMESSIPGIFAAGDITTYPGKLKLIAVGFGEAPTAVNNAKVYIDPEAKLSPGHSSNLKL comes from the coding sequence GTGACACTAGAGCAACCCGGCGTTCCTATTAGCGACCTATTAATCATAGGCGGCGGTCCGACCGGCATGTTTACCGCATTTTACGGTGGAATGCGCCAGGCATCGGTAACACTTATTGAAAGTATGCCCCAACTGGGCGGACAGCTTGCCGCGCTTTATCCCGAAAAATATATTTACGATGTGGCAGGTTTCCCAAAAATAACCGCTCAAGAGCTGGTTGACAATCTTTCCCGTCAAATGGAACTGTTCAAGTCGGATATCCGCTTGGATGAGAAAGTCGTTTCCGTCCAAAAACGGGACGAGCGTCATTTTGTCGTTACAACCGATAAAGCGGAATATCACAGCAAGGCAATCATCATCACCGCTGGTGTAGGCGCCTTTGAACCCCGGCGTTTGGAGCTGCCGGAAGCAAAGCACTTTGAGAAAGCCAATCTGCATTATTTCATAAACGATTTAAATGCCTTTAAAGATAAAAAAGTACTGATTAGCGGCGGCGGAGATTCCGCAGTTGACTGGGCGTTGATGCTCGAACCGATTGCTGAGCAAGTAACGCTAATTCATCGCCGGGATAAATTCCGCGCACATGAGCATAGTGTAGAGAACTTGATGGCCTCTAAGGTCAATGTAATCACACCTTCAGAGATTACCGAGTTGCATGGTGAGGAATTCATTACCAAAGTTACCTTGTCGCATATCAAGACCAAGGAAACCCAGGAGATCGAAGTAGATAGCGTTATCATCAATTTTGGTTTCGTGTCTTCACTAGGTCCGATTGCTGAATGGGGCATGGAGATTGATATCAATTCCATTGTGGTTGATTCCCGGATGGAATCGAGTATTCCTGGAATATTTGCAGCTGGTGATATCACTACCTACCCTGGTAAACTAAAGCTGATTGCTGTAGGATTTGGAGAAGCTCCAACTGCAGTGAATAACGCCAAAGTCTACATCGATCCTGAAGCGAAGCTGTCCCCAGGACACAGCAGTAACCTCAAGCTCTAA
- a CDS encoding YheC/YheD family protein, which translates to MAGRQLASKWLKTEALLSDARVAGYIPRTREYSAAGLLAMLGRYGNVVIKPIVGGGGYGVIKVFRNQRGYGFTYMDRTRVYADFGSMRHALDRVKVRRKYLIQQGISLARIAGRPIDYRVKVVKNGEVWEFRSMVGRLARPGLFVTNLCKGGTMLSCRKGLGKSLPRIKSSAKQAEMRRLTHVCIELLERHFPGIGELGFDYAVDHSGKIWILEVNTRPQ; encoded by the coding sequence ATGGCAGGAAGACAACTGGCCAGCAAGTGGCTGAAAACCGAAGCGCTGCTTAGCGATGCACGGGTTGCCGGTTACATTCCGAGAACGAGGGAATATAGTGCTGCAGGATTGCTGGCGATGCTGGGGAGATATGGGAACGTCGTGATTAAACCCATAGTAGGCGGTGGGGGTTATGGCGTCATTAAGGTATTCCGAAATCAGCGCGGTTATGGCTTTACGTATATGGACAGAACCCGTGTGTATGCTGATTTCGGGTCGATGAGACATGCTCTGGATAGGGTCAAAGTAAGACGTAAATATTTAATCCAGCAGGGTATTTCCTTAGCACGTATTGCAGGGCGTCCGATCGATTACCGCGTCAAAGTTGTTAAGAATGGAGAGGTTTGGGAGTTTCGTTCCATGGTCGGAAGGCTTGCCCGGCCGGGTCTGTTTGTTACTAACTTATGTAAAGGTGGCACCATGCTCAGTTGCCGTAAGGGTCTTGGGAAATCATTGCCCAGGATCAAATCGTCAGCTAAGCAAGCGGAGATGCGGCGACTTACTCATGTATGCATAGAACTGCTGGAGCGACATTTTCCGGGAATAGGAGAACTGGGCTTTGATTATGCAGTAGATCATTCAGGAAAGATATGGATTTTGGAAGTGAATACAAGACCTCAATAA
- a CDS encoding iron-sulfur cluster assembly accessory protein produces the protein MINISETAAGQLKTMLAEQEVPNMFLRLGVTPGGCSGFSYAMGFDDNESDQDVYMDVEGLKVVVEKENIQYLDGLEIDFEESGMTGGFTINNPNASATCGCGSSFRTATAAGKPNEEPC, from the coding sequence ATGATTAATATCAGCGAAACAGCGGCAGGACAACTGAAGACGATGCTGGCTGAACAAGAAGTGCCGAACATGTTCCTCCGCCTTGGAGTGACGCCTGGTGGCTGTAGTGGGTTCTCGTATGCCATGGGCTTCGATGATAATGAAAGCGATCAGGACGTCTACATGGACGTTGAAGGCTTGAAGGTTGTAGTGGAGAAAGAGAATATTCAATACCTTGATGGTCTTGAAATCGACTTCGAGGAATCCGGCATGACTGGCGGCTTCACCATAAACAATCCGAACGCGTCTGCAACATGCGGCTGTGGTTCAAGCTTCAGAACGGCTACGGCTGCGGGCAAGCCGAATGAGGAGCCTTGTTAA
- the mqnE gene encoding aminofutalosine synthase MqnE — protein sequence MSTLITPHTDARMANIIEKVRGGERLNLEDGVYLYESNDLLTVGQLANEVNLRKNGNKVYFIENMSLYFTNVCESYCAFCNFRKDDGEEGAYTLSGQEMVKYVEQHIHPGVREFHIVGGHNDKVPFQYYVDSLKALNERFPEVTLKAYTAAEIDFFTRISGLSITEVLEQLRAAGLKTLTGGGAEILSDQYRKKMRVDKANVEEYLEVHRTAHKLGMKTHTTMLYGSIESREDRIKHMLQIRDLQDETNGFMVFIPLSMQPKNKNAGIMRRNSAYEDLKTIAVSRLMLDNFDHIKAYFINIGAQLTQVALSFGASDVHGTILKERISHAAGALTPEGLTRDELIWLVKGAGRIPVERDTFYNEIKVYE from the coding sequence ATGTCTACTCTTATCACACCACACACGGATGCCCGCATGGCGAACATTATTGAAAAGGTTCGCGGCGGTGAAAGATTAAACTTGGAAGATGGCGTTTATTTATATGAAAGCAATGATCTGCTTACGGTTGGCCAGTTAGCAAACGAGGTCAATCTGCGAAAGAACGGGAATAAGGTATATTTTATCGAAAACATGAGTCTATATTTCACCAATGTCTGCGAATCCTATTGCGCATTCTGCAATTTCCGCAAAGATGACGGTGAAGAAGGCGCATATACACTATCTGGTCAGGAAATGGTGAAATACGTCGAACAACATATTCATCCGGGAGTACGCGAGTTCCACATCGTGGGTGGACATAATGATAAGGTACCCTTTCAGTACTACGTTGATTCTTTAAAAGCTCTGAATGAACGTTTTCCTGAGGTTACTTTAAAGGCATATACAGCGGCTGAAATTGACTTTTTCACCCGGATTAGCGGACTGAGCATTACCGAAGTGCTGGAACAGCTGCGTGCAGCAGGGCTCAAGACACTTACCGGCGGCGGTGCAGAAATTTTGTCCGACCAATATCGCAAAAAAATGCGTGTAGATAAAGCAAATGTCGAAGAATATCTTGAGGTCCACCGGACCGCACATAAGCTTGGTATGAAGACCCATACAACGATGTTATATGGCTCTATTGAGTCGCGCGAAGACCGCATTAAACATATGTTGCAAATTCGCGACCTGCAGGACGAAACCAATGGTTTCATGGTATTCATTCCCTTATCGATGCAACCGAAGAATAAGAATGCAGGGATTATGCGCCGTAACTCCGCGTATGAGGATCTTAAGACGATTGCTGTCAGCCGACTAATGCTGGATAATTTCGATCATATTAAAGCTTACTTCATTAATATCGGCGCTCAGCTAACCCAAGTTGCGCTCAGCTTTGGAGCCTCTGATGTGCATGGTACGATTCTGAAAGAACGCATTAGCCACGCTGCAGGAGCATTGACACCGGAAGGTCTGACCCGGGACGAGCTAATCTGGCTGGTAAAAGGTGCAGGGCGGATTCCCGTTGAACGTGATACGTTCTACAACGAGATTAAGGTTTACGAATAA
- a CDS encoding transposase, which translates to MYIQYTMDPFCLPMDLEEDIPENHLVRVVNEAVHRLDDAIFDAAYPGGGRDSYHPKMLTKIIIYAYTQRIYSSRQIASGTRKHSLREEHECLGRDLPELGESSKLSSEKLEQVTQKLKAQLLEKPKNKPLKKVVRKLRKDLLPRLLKYEQYQVLLGDRNSFSKADPEATFMRMKEDHMRNGQFKPGYNVQIRTENQFILTYSLHPRPTDTRCLQPHMEKARQILGKLPQTVIADAGYGSEKTTPIWKRKRFKR; encoded by the coding sequence TTGTACATTCAATATACCATGGACCCATTTTGCTTGCCAATGGATCTGGAAGAAGATATTCCAGAAAACCACCTCGTTCGTGTCGTTAACGAAGCCGTCCATCGGCTGGACGACGCCATCTTTGACGCTGCCTATCCCGGCGGTGGCCGCGACAGCTACCACCCCAAAATGCTCACCAAAATCATCATTTACGCCTATACTCAGCGAATCTACTCCTCTCGACAAATCGCCAGCGGTACGCGAAAACATTCCCTTCGAGAAGAACACGAGTGCCTCGGTAGAGACCTCCCTGAACTCGGGGAGTCTTCCAAACTGAGCAGCGAGAAACTCGAACAAGTAACACAGAAGCTTAAAGCCCAGTTATTGGAGAAACCCAAAAACAAGCCCCTGAAGAAAGTCGTTCGGAAGCTTCGCAAGGATTTGCTGCCCAGGCTGTTGAAGTACGAACAGTACCAAGTGCTGCTCGGTGACCGGAACAGCTTCAGCAAGGCAGACCCGGAGGCAACGTTTATGCGGATGAAGGAAGATCACATGCGAAACGGTCAGTTCAAACCGGGATACAATGTACAGATCCGAACCGAAAACCAGTTTATTTTAACCTACAGTCTACATCCGAGACCTACTGATACCCGTTGTTTACAGCCGCATATGGAAAAAGCAAGGCAGATCTTGGGGAAACTCCCGCAGACGGTGATTGCGGATGCAGGCTACGGGAGTGAAAAAACTACGCCTATCTGGAAAAGAAAGAGATTCAAGCGATAG
- a CDS encoding YuiB family protein, whose protein sequence is MGFIPVFVLAVLFFVMMFGIGFILNMLMKTTWFPAYLFVIVILPVVVYSIWDRNAMTLWEHLSTFHVVDYLTGIAGLIGALLSGWTIQKLRIGGYKMF, encoded by the coding sequence GTGGGATTTATTCCTGTATTTGTTCTTGCCGTGTTGTTCTTTGTGATGATGTTCGGTATTGGCTTTATCCTTAACATGTTAATGAAGACTACCTGGTTTCCCGCTTATCTGTTTGTGATTGTTATTTTACCGGTCGTGGTCTATTCCATCTGGGACAGAAATGCTATGACGCTCTGGGAACATCTCTCTACCTTCCACGTGGTTGACTATCTGACAGGTATTGCCGGACTCATCGGTGCGTTGCTCAGCGGCTGGACGATCCAGAAGTTGCGTATTGGCGGCTATAAGATGTTTTAA
- a CDS encoding YuzB family protein gives MRPIIEFCASNLGHGTEQLMNKLEQNLEYDVMEYGCLNNCGQCYLSPFAMVNGEIIEADSPIELEAAIDNKIKELEAWDNLEID, from the coding sequence ATGAGACCAATTATTGAATTTTGTGCCAGTAACCTCGGACATGGCACAGAACAGCTAATGAATAAACTGGAGCAGAACCTCGAATATGATGTTATGGAATACGGCTGCCTGAACAATTGCGGACAATGTTACTTGTCCCCATTCGCTATGGTGAACGGAGAGATTATTGAAGCCGATTCTCCAATAGAACTAGAAGCTGCCATCGACAACAAGATTAAAGAGCTGGAAGCATGGGATAATCTGGAGATCGATTAA
- a CDS encoding NifU family protein, which yields MSENVQSPTMYDEVLEVLDKLRPFLQRDGGDVELIDVEDGIVKLKLMGACGSCPSSTITLKAGIERALLEEVEGVEEVIQVF from the coding sequence ATGAGTGAGAATGTACAAAGCCCTACCATGTATGATGAAGTGCTGGAAGTACTCGATAAACTTCGTCCGTTCCTGCAACGCGATGGCGGCGACGTGGAACTGATTGATGTTGAAGACGGCATCGTTAAACTGAAACTCATGGGTGCTTGTGGCAGCTGCCCTAGCTCCACGATCACCTTGAAAGCCGGGATCGAACGCGCTCTTCTTGAAGAAGTAGAAGGCGTCGAAGAAGTTATTCAAGTATTCTAA
- the hemQ gene encoding hydrogen peroxide-dependent heme synthase translates to MNEAALTLEGWYALHDFRSLNWTAWTAADDEERAVALEELHAFIHEWDAVEASNTGSSTVYAIVGQKADFVLMHLRESLEELNQLETAFNKIAFAQYTTKAYSYVSIVELSNYAAGGGDGSDPMLNPHVISRLKPILPKAKHFCFYPMSKKRDLADNWYMLEMDKRRELMHSHGLIGRSYAGKVKQIITGSVGFDDWEWGVTLFAEDALQFKKLIYEMRFDEVTARYGEFGSFYVGNLLTPETFEEMLKL, encoded by the coding sequence ATGAACGAAGCCGCTTTGACACTGGAAGGCTGGTACGCACTACATGACTTTCGCTCGCTGAACTGGACCGCCTGGACGGCTGCAGATGATGAGGAACGCGCCGTAGCTCTGGAAGAGTTACATGCTTTTATACATGAATGGGACGCTGTTGAAGCCTCTAATACTGGAAGCTCCACAGTTTATGCCATTGTCGGCCAGAAAGCCGATTTCGTGCTGATGCATTTGCGTGAAAGTCTGGAAGAGCTGAATCAACTGGAGACTGCCTTCAATAAAATCGCCTTTGCCCAATATACGACCAAAGCTTATTCCTATGTCAGCATTGTTGAACTAAGCAACTATGCTGCAGGCGGAGGCGACGGAAGTGATCCCATGTTGAATCCACATGTAATCTCGCGCCTGAAGCCTATTTTGCCAAAAGCCAAGCATTTCTGCTTCTATCCCATGAGCAAGAAACGCGATCTCGCCGACAACTGGTATATGCTGGAGATGGATAAACGCCGGGAGCTCATGCATTCGCACGGATTGATTGGGCGCAGCTACGCTGGTAAAGTGAAACAGATCATTACCGGCTCTGTCGGTTTTGATGATTGGGAATGGGGCGTCACCTTATTCGCTGAGGATGCACTTCAATTTAAGAAGCTGATCTACGAAATGCGCTTTGATGAAGTCACCGCCCGCTATGGAGAATTTGGTTCCTTTTATGTTGGTAATCTGCTTACACCAGAGACCTTCGAAGAAATGCTCAAGCTATAA
- the sda gene encoding sporulation histidine kinase inhibitor Sda, giving the protein MVELSDEMLLDSYQRAIELQLEHDFIALLLVEIRKRNLHSPLHAVLH; this is encoded by the coding sequence ATGGTTGAATTGTCTGATGAGATGCTGCTTGATTCATACCAAAGAGCAATAGAGCTGCAACTAGAGCATGATTTCATTGCTCTTTTACTTGTGGAAATTCGCAAACGAAACTTACACTCTCCATTACATGCGGTCCTGCATTAA
- a CDS encoding DnaD domain protein yields MRMSHLHHFTEHHRYCVSREFGLSVMDGRMLGSVYQPMVGAFAISLYRLLFEHVPAESIGYSGVEQQRRLFMTLGIEPNEKGRKYLIDQSSRLEAVGLLQTCRIYVPETDDYMYEYELMPPLSPADFFATQHLTLLLRDKIGKFAVLSLREQFWNREPEEWSRRSIGKENISLPFYDIFQLNTHVIDYELEQALAEVATVRQPGMRETGEPAIGYSDIILRFPRESANRGHVEKLRFDHAQMGIINYVAHKYELNPQDLCRLLDEDGVFSPEGEVILDALQYKASQHFRQDMKRQEKREVAAAKVVAIRPSSNEQSDDSTAPVEQSVEMEYYVEVPPQFMTKCDIHQYNMMLRNEPYTRLLQTFFPGAVPTQLMDMFERIDLNYKLSGEVINVLIHYLMTMVASGGDQRMNRNFVEAIASNMLVKQINTYEKAVHYIRDQSKVKGKGAAASTAGARPRPYAAKNGGRSGKQEIPIAVDDGSVGTVSDEEFAAMMKMAADIKAGKKKGVSDAT; encoded by the coding sequence ATGCGTATGAGTCATTTACATCATTTTACAGAACATCATCGGTACTGCGTTTCCCGCGAATTCGGTCTTAGTGTGATGGACGGTCGCATGCTGGGCTCTGTGTATCAGCCAATGGTTGGGGCATTCGCCATCAGTCTTTATCGGCTGTTATTTGAGCATGTCCCAGCTGAGAGTATTGGCTACTCTGGAGTGGAGCAGCAGCGCAGGCTGTTTATGACGCTTGGGATTGAACCCAACGAGAAAGGCCGCAAATATTTAATTGATCAGTCCTCTCGGCTGGAGGCAGTGGGGCTATTGCAGACCTGCCGCATCTATGTGCCGGAAACGGATGACTATATGTATGAGTACGAGCTGATGCCACCACTGTCACCGGCTGATTTTTTTGCAACCCAGCATCTGACGCTGCTCTTGCGTGATAAAATCGGCAAATTCGCCGTTCTGTCACTGCGGGAACAGTTCTGGAATCGGGAGCCGGAGGAATGGAGCCGCAGATCGATCGGCAAAGAGAATATATCCCTGCCTTTTTATGATATTTTTCAGCTGAATACCCATGTAATTGACTACGAGCTGGAGCAGGCGTTGGCAGAGGTTGCTACTGTTCGTCAACCAGGCATGCGTGAAACGGGTGAACCGGCTATCGGCTATAGTGACATTATTTTGCGTTTCCCCCGGGAATCGGCTAATCGGGGCCATGTGGAGAAGCTGCGCTTTGATCATGCCCAGATGGGAATCATCAATTATGTAGCACATAAGTATGAGCTTAACCCGCAGGATTTGTGCCGCTTGCTGGATGAGGATGGAGTCTTCTCGCCAGAAGGCGAGGTCATTCTGGATGCGCTGCAGTACAAGGCGAGCCAGCATTTCCGTCAGGATATGAAACGTCAGGAGAAGCGGGAAGTTGCCGCTGCCAAGGTTGTAGCCATTCGCCCCAGTAGCAATGAACAGAGTGATGATTCGACAGCTCCGGTAGAGCAGTCCGTCGAGATGGAGTATTACGTAGAGGTACCTCCGCAATTTATGACTAAGTGTGATATTCATCAATATAATATGATGCTGCGTAATGAGCCTTATACACGATTGCTGCAGACTTTTTTTCCAGGGGCTGTTCCAACGCAGTTGATGGATATGTTCGAAAGAATTGATCTGAACTACAAGCTGTCCGGAGAAGTGATCAATGTACTCATTCATTATTTGATGACCATGGTAGCCTCTGGTGGGGATCAGCGTATGAATCGCAATTTCGTGGAGGCGATTGCCAGTAATATGCTGGTAAAGCAAATTAATACGTACGAGAAGGCGGTGCATTATATCCGCGATCAGTCCAAGGTTAAGGGCAAGGGGGCTGCTGCAAGTACGGCAGGGGCCCGTCCGCGTCCTTACGCTGCCAAGAATGGTGGCCGCTCCGGCAAGCAGGAGATTCCGATTGCCGTTGATGACGGAAGCGTTGGAACCGTATCGGATGAAGAATTCGCGGCGATGATGAAGATGGCTGCTGATATTAAGGCAGGCAAAAAAAAGGGCGTATCTGACGCCACGTAA
- a CDS encoding NAD(P)/FAD-dependent oxidoreductase: protein MRTLLVLGGGYGGLALIQKLLDNHLPHDVEIILIDRMPYQGIKTEYYALAAGTVTDYHLRIQFPVHPRLSVRYGEVGSIELENKLVFMDSGEPISYDILAIALGSTDNYHNIPGAEQYTCGIQTFSDTRETYRRLNDVKPYGTVNIVGGGLSGVELAAELRESRPDLNISILDRGERVLSTFPAKLSQFVEEWFSEHQVETLGRIAVSHVEKDAIYNGMQAIPSDVTVWTGGIQPVKVVQDLNLPKDRGGRIILGEFYHVPDYPEVYVIGDCASLPFAPSAQAAGAQGEQVAHIIQALWRNETPKLQAIRLKGTLGSLGKNTGFGLMGHRSVMGRVPRLLKSGVLWMSKRHFG from the coding sequence ATGAGAACACTATTAGTCCTGGGCGGCGGTTATGGCGGCCTAGCCCTTATACAAAAATTACTCGATAACCATCTCCCCCATGATGTGGAAATTATTTTGATCGACCGGATGCCTTATCAGGGAATTAAGACGGAATATTATGCACTTGCCGCCGGTACTGTTACCGATTATCATCTGCGTATTCAATTTCCAGTGCATCCCCGCCTAAGTGTACGTTATGGCGAGGTAGGCTCTATTGAACTGGAGAACAAACTTGTATTTATGGACAGCGGTGAGCCGATTTCCTATGATATTCTGGCGATTGCCCTAGGCTCTACGGATAATTACCATAACATTCCTGGGGCAGAGCAATATACCTGCGGTATCCAGACCTTCTCAGATACCCGGGAAACTTATCGTCGTCTCAATGATGTGAAGCCTTATGGGACTGTCAATATCGTGGGAGGCGGCTTAAGTGGGGTGGAGTTAGCGGCAGAGTTGCGTGAAAGCCGACCTGATCTAAACATCTCCATTCTTGATCGTGGAGAACGTGTACTATCTACTTTTCCGGCCAAGCTGTCCCAATTTGTAGAGGAATGGTTCAGTGAACATCAGGTGGAGACATTAGGGCGTATCGCTGTGTCCCATGTGGAGAAGGATGCCATCTATAATGGAATGCAGGCTATCCCGTCTGACGTAACGGTATGGACCGGGGGGATTCAACCGGTAAAGGTTGTTCAGGATTTGAATCTGCCAAAGGATCGCGGAGGACGAATCATTCTGGGAGAATTCTATCATGTCCCTGATTACCCAGAGGTATATGTGATTGGGGATTGCGCCAGTCTGCCATTCGCACCCAGTGCACAGGCGGCAGGAGCCCAAGGGGAGCAAGTCGCTCATATTATACAAGCCCTATGGCGGAATGAGACACCCAAGCTCCAAGCCATCCGCTTAAAAGGAACTCTAGGTTCCCTAGGCAAAAATACAGGTTTTGGACTTATGGGACATCGTTCCGTCATGGGGCGGGTACCGCGTCTCTTGAAGAGCGGTGTGCTCTGGATGTCTAAACGCCACTTCGGTTAG
- a CDS encoding NAD(P)/FAD-dependent oxidoreductase gives MSSIPKIVILGAGYGGILTAQRLQKALNYNEADVTLVNRHEYHYFTTHLHMPAAGTDSIEHTRVSISKLIDEFKIDLVKSSVQEIRTQQKKVILEDGTLSYDYLVIALGGEPETFGIPGLDKYALTIRSINSVRLIREHIEYQFAKYKNENNAQEHINFVVGGAGFSGIEFVAELADRIPGLCKEYDVDPSMVNIYNIEAAPTALPGFAPELVEHAMTVLTKKGVTFKIGVAIKECLPNGVILATGEEIKASTIVWTGGIRGNHLIEAAGFEAMRGRVKVDEYLRAPGHENIFIIGDGSLMINPEGRPYPPTAQIAMQQGECCAHNLVASIRSQQPKKFAFSNKGTVASLGKGQGIAVVGDKTYKGWKAAQLKKVVDMRYLLIIGGIPLVLKKGRFL, from the coding sequence ATGAGCAGTATTCCCAAAATCGTAATCCTAGGAGCGGGGTACGGAGGTATTTTGACCGCCCAGAGGTTACAAAAAGCTTTAAATTATAATGAGGCAGATGTGACACTGGTGAACCGCCATGAGTACCATTACTTTACAACCCACCTGCATATGCCAGCTGCGGGAACAGACAGTATTGAGCATACGCGGGTATCTATTTCTAAATTGATTGATGAATTCAAAATTGATCTCGTTAAATCATCTGTACAGGAAATTCGAACTCAGCAAAAGAAGGTTATTCTGGAGGACGGAACGCTTTCCTATGATTACCTTGTTATCGCTCTGGGCGGTGAACCCGAAACGTTTGGTATTCCAGGACTGGATAAATATGCACTGACGATTCGCAGCATCAATTCTGTGCGCCTGATTCGTGAGCATATTGAGTATCAATTCGCCAAGTATAAGAATGAGAATAATGCACAGGAGCACATCAATTTTGTAGTTGGCGGCGCCGGGTTTAGCGGGATTGAATTTGTAGCTGAATTGGCTGATCGTATCCCGGGCTTGTGTAAAGAATATGATGTTGATCCAAGTATGGTTAATATTTATAATATTGAAGCTGCTCCTACAGCACTGCCGGGCTTTGCTCCTGAACTAGTCGAGCATGCGATGACTGTCCTTACGAAGAAAGGTGTTACCTTTAAGATTGGCGTCGCTATTAAGGAATGTTTGCCAAACGGGGTTATCCTCGCAACCGGTGAAGAAATCAAGGCATCCACCATTGTCTGGACTGGCGGTATTCGCGGCAATCATCTGATTGAGGCAGCAGGCTTTGAAGCAATGCGCGGACGGGTGAAGGTGGATGAATATCTACGTGCACCAGGACATGAGAACATCTTCATTATTGGCGATGGCTCTCTGATGATTAATCCTGAAGGACGTCCTTATCCGCCGACTGCTCAAATTGCCATGCAGCAGGGAGAATGTTGTGCACATAATCTCGTGGCTTCTATACGCAGCCAGCAGCCGAAGAAATTCGCCTTCAGCAACAAAGGAACAGTAGCTTCCCTCGGCAAGGGACAAGGTATTGCTGTAGTAGGAGACAAGACATACAAAGGCTGGAAAGCGGCACAATTAAAAAAAGTAGTTGATATGCGTTACCTGCTTATTATCGGGGGCATTCCACTAGTGCTCAAAAAAGGTAGATTCCTATAG